One genomic region from Arthrobacter pigmenti encodes:
- a CDS encoding 2-hydroxyacid dehydrogenase translates to MATPSIRTVTVPDDELLEALQPAPDGIRLVRWDFRSSPAGAELAEIDAVVLPYMSKEDLSGQLRTVPNLALVQTQTTGYERVPEMAGEGVAVASAAGAHAAATAEMAVGLAITSLRGIDVAVKNQLVGMWKPGRFPGLADRKVLLLGVGGIGEEIAKRLDAFEVELTRVGSSARTDGRGQVHGSEELIDLAESHDVLIVITPLSDSTRGLVGKELLAALPDGALVINVARGAVVDSEALTAEVVSGRLYAALDVFDPEPIPEGHPLWSAENAIITPHNGGNTGAFWPRVVRLLRRQLEALAAGDEPANLVVRGAWEHQPIS, encoded by the coding sequence ATGGCCACACCCTCGATTCGTACCGTGACAGTGCCCGATGATGAGCTGCTCGAGGCGTTGCAACCGGCGCCGGACGGCATCAGGTTAGTGCGTTGGGATTTCAGGAGTTCGCCCGCAGGTGCCGAGCTGGCCGAGATCGACGCAGTGGTGCTGCCGTACATGTCGAAGGAAGACCTCAGCGGGCAGTTGCGCACAGTTCCTAACCTGGCGCTCGTCCAGACCCAGACCACCGGTTACGAACGCGTGCCGGAGATGGCGGGGGAGGGGGTCGCCGTCGCAAGCGCTGCAGGCGCCCACGCCGCCGCGACAGCGGAGATGGCTGTGGGACTGGCGATCACCTCGCTTCGGGGCATCGACGTTGCCGTGAAGAACCAGCTCGTTGGAATGTGGAAGCCCGGACGGTTCCCTGGGCTGGCAGACCGCAAGGTGCTGCTGCTCGGCGTAGGGGGTATCGGCGAGGAAATCGCCAAGCGGCTGGACGCCTTCGAAGTGGAGTTGACCCGCGTTGGAAGTTCCGCCCGCACCGATGGTCGCGGCCAGGTCCACGGCAGCGAGGAATTGATTGACCTCGCGGAAAGCCACGATGTCCTCATCGTCATCACGCCGCTCAGCGATTCAACACGCGGGCTCGTCGGCAAGGAGCTTCTTGCAGCCCTCCCGGATGGGGCGCTGGTCATCAACGTTGCACGGGGCGCGGTGGTCGACTCCGAGGCCCTGACTGCCGAGGTGGTCAGTGGACGGCTGTACGCCGCGCTCGACGTCTTCGATCCGGAACCGATTCCCGAGGGGCATCCGCTGTGGAGCGCAGAGAACGCCATCATCACCCCGCATAACGGCGGAAACACTGGAGCTTTCTGGCCCCGGGTTGTCCGGCTGCTGCGCAGGCAACTTGAGGCTCTTGCGGCCGGTGATGAGCCGGCCAACCTCGTGGTCCGGGGTGCCTGGGAGCATCAACCGATCAGCTGA
- a CDS encoding MarR family winged helix-turn-helix transcriptional regulator, with translation MPDLEQWPTGRLLTTAARLVEHAWNERLVNIGITHAGVIALGVLESQGGMTQANLAQIVRVQAQTMGKTLSRLETRGHVSRTRNDLDRRSHLVSITAEGSRVLGEAQDVERTLITGGGLVSDELRSHLQAVIRDLGAPRWNWTAEVPGTTAPQAGLPTSSLVEEGTLP, from the coding sequence ATGCCGGATCTCGAGCAATGGCCTACAGGTCGACTGCTGACGACGGCCGCTCGGTTGGTGGAGCACGCATGGAACGAACGCCTGGTGAACATCGGCATCACCCATGCTGGGGTGATTGCGCTCGGTGTCCTTGAGAGCCAGGGCGGGATGACCCAGGCGAACCTCGCGCAGATTGTGCGGGTGCAGGCCCAGACCATGGGTAAAACGCTCTCCCGGCTTGAGACGCGCGGCCACGTATCGAGGACGCGCAATGACCTGGACCGTCGCAGCCACCTGGTGTCCATCACCGCCGAAGGCAGCCGCGTCCTGGGCGAGGCCCAGGACGTTGAGCGGACGCTCATAACCGGTGGCGGACTCGTCTCGGATGAATTGCGGAGCCACCTGCAGGCGGTGATTCGGGATCTCGGCGCGCCGCGCTGGAACTGGACCGCCGAGGTGCCGGGGACCACTGCGCCGCAAGCTGGTCTGCCGACGTCGTCCCTCGTCGAGGAGGGCACTCTTCCGTGA
- the ilvD gene encoding dihydroxy-acid dehydratase codes for MSVESEAKVTPDIKPRSRAVTDGIERAPARGMLRAVGMGDDDFVKPQIGVASSWNEITPCNLSLNRLAQGAKEGVHAGGGFPMQFGTISVSDGISMGHEGMHFSLVSREVIADSVETVMEAERIDGSVLLAGCDKSLPGMLMAAARLNLASVFLYAGSIMPGWVKLEDGTEKEVTLIDAFEAVGACAAGKMSTEDLTRIEKAICPGEGACGGMYTANTMACIGEALGMSLPGSAAPPSADRRRDEFARKSGEAVVNLLRLGITARDIMTKKAFENAIAVTMAFGGSTNAVLHLLAIAREAEVDLTLDDFNRIGDRIPHLGDLKPFGRYVMTDVDKVGGVPVIMRALLDAGLLHGDVLTVTGKTLAENLASINPPDLDGKILRALNNPIHKTGGITILHGTLAPEGAVVKSAGFDADVFEGTARVFEREQGALKALAAGEVKAGDVVVIRYEGPKGGPGMREMLAITGAIKGAGLGKDVLLLTDGRFSGGTTGLCIGHVAPEAVDGGPIAFVQDGDRIRADIGNKSFDLLVDPEELERRKVGWQPLPATYTKGVLAKYAKLVHSASEGAYCG; via the coding sequence ATGAGCGTGGAAAGCGAAGCCAAAGTCACACCTGATATCAAACCGAGAAGCCGTGCGGTCACCGACGGAATTGAGCGTGCTCCCGCTCGAGGCATGCTTCGTGCCGTCGGGATGGGCGACGACGATTTCGTCAAGCCGCAGATCGGTGTTGCCAGTTCCTGGAACGAAATCACCCCCTGCAACCTCTCACTGAACCGCCTCGCGCAGGGCGCCAAGGAAGGTGTGCACGCCGGCGGAGGTTTCCCTATGCAATTCGGAACCATCTCGGTTTCCGACGGCATTTCAATGGGACATGAGGGCATGCACTTCTCGCTGGTCTCACGCGAGGTCATCGCGGACTCGGTGGAGACCGTCATGGAAGCTGAACGCATTGACGGCTCCGTTCTGTTGGCGGGCTGCGACAAATCCCTACCCGGCATGCTCATGGCCGCCGCGCGGCTGAACCTCGCCAGTGTCTTCCTGTACGCGGGCTCGATCATGCCGGGCTGGGTGAAGCTGGAAGACGGCACCGAAAAGGAGGTGACGCTGATCGACGCCTTCGAGGCAGTCGGCGCGTGCGCCGCCGGGAAGATGTCCACAGAGGACCTCACCCGCATCGAGAAGGCAATCTGCCCCGGCGAGGGTGCCTGCGGCGGCATGTACACCGCCAACACCATGGCGTGCATCGGTGAAGCGCTCGGCATGTCGCTTCCCGGATCAGCAGCACCGCCGTCGGCTGACCGTCGCCGGGATGAATTCGCGCGCAAATCCGGCGAAGCCGTGGTCAACTTGCTGCGCCTCGGGATCACCGCCCGAGACATCATGACCAAGAAAGCCTTCGAGAACGCCATCGCCGTGACCATGGCCTTCGGAGGATCCACCAACGCCGTACTTCACCTCCTCGCGATCGCGCGGGAGGCGGAGGTGGATCTCACGCTTGATGACTTCAACCGCATCGGCGACCGCATTCCGCACCTGGGTGACCTCAAGCCGTTCGGACGCTATGTCATGACCGACGTCGACAAGGTGGGCGGCGTTCCGGTCATCATGCGTGCACTGCTTGACGCCGGACTCCTCCACGGCGACGTCCTCACGGTCACCGGCAAGACGCTCGCAGAGAATCTCGCCTCGATCAACCCGCCGGACCTCGACGGAAAGATCCTGCGCGCACTGAATAACCCCATCCACAAGACCGGCGGTATCACCATCCTGCACGGCACCCTGGCCCCCGAGGGTGCCGTGGTGAAGAGCGCAGGCTTCGATGCCGACGTCTTCGAGGGCACTGCCCGCGTCTTTGAGCGCGAGCAGGGAGCGCTGAAGGCGCTTGCCGCAGGCGAGGTAAAGGCCGGCGACGTCGTCGTTATCCGGTATGAGGGACCCAAGGGCGGCCCCGGCATGCGGGAGATGCTCGCCATCACCGGCGCTATCAAGGGTGCCGGGCTGGGCAAGGATGTGCTGCTGCTCACGGACGGGCGGTTCTCGGGCGGCACCACCGGCCTGTGCATCGGTCACGTTGCTCCCGAAGCCGTTGACGGCGGGCCGATCGCCTTCGTGCAGGACGGCGACCGCATCCGCGCCGACATTGGGAACAAGTCCTTCGACCTGCTGGTGGATCCCGAGGAGCTGGAGCGCCGCAAGGTTGGCTGGCAGCCGCTGCCGGCCACCTACACCAAGGGCGTGCTGGCGAAGTACGCCAAGCTGGTTCACTCGGCTTCCGAGGGCGCGTACTGCGGCTGA
- the bcp gene encoding thioredoxin-dependent thiol peroxidase, with protein sequence MSERLKIGDRAPDFTLNSDEGTNVSLGDFAGENVVVYFYPAAATPGCTTQACDFRDSLASLTSAGYKVVGISPDSENKLRSFSEKEALTFPLLSDPDHAVAEAWGAWGEKKNYGKTYEGLIRSTVVVDADGKVTLAQYNVKATGHVAKLRRDLALD encoded by the coding sequence ATGTCAGAACGACTCAAAATCGGGGATCGTGCCCCCGACTTTACGCTTAACTCGGACGAAGGCACCAACGTATCGCTCGGCGATTTCGCGGGAGAGAATGTCGTCGTCTACTTTTACCCGGCTGCCGCGACGCCGGGCTGCACCACGCAAGCCTGCGATTTCCGCGATAGCCTGGCCTCGCTCACCTCCGCCGGCTACAAGGTAGTTGGCATCTCTCCCGACTCCGAGAACAAGCTCCGCTCGTTCAGCGAGAAGGAAGCGCTGACCTTTCCGCTGCTATCTGATCCGGACCATGCGGTTGCTGAGGCATGGGGCGCGTGGGGCGAGAAGAAGAACTACGGCAAGACCTATGAGGGGCTCATCCGCTCCACAGTCGTTGTGGATGCGGATGGGAAGGTTACTCTCGCCCAGTACAACGTCAAGGCGACAGGGCACGTTGCGAAACTTCGTCGGGACCTCGCGCTGGACTGA
- a CDS encoding ABC transporter substrate-binding protein, protein MPTSPTPRRRALRASFVRLIAAAGVLGLTACTSATPTPTPTTTTAPASSEAPEVDGDPTQATFTFGTAANPTGLDPALVADTESYRITRQILEGLVGIDPLTSEPAPLLATSWEERDDGRAYAFELRNDVVFHDGEPFNAEAVCANFERWHTMPAGTRELDATISFQSVFKAFSDEPEDSVYESCQPLGEYEVLISLTGRHTTFIPALALPAFGMASPKALEEKGANELTVERDGRRLSEFALSPVGTGPFRFESWSGDEVTLSAFEDYWGNPGEIQIVTFRTIPHTDARLRALISGEIDGYDLVTVDNAAELAREGQQILQRDPYSVLYLGMNQDFPGVDDILFRQAVAHAVDKNALIENLFLEGTSPANQFIPPKLGLPVEDVATYEYDPELARELLGESGYTGEPLPFHYPRNVSRPYLSSPEKVYAELSRQLTEAGFNLQPMPTEWSEGYVETVQNTDNRAFHLLGWSGSYQDPDNFVGALFGSYSEEFAYRDNQLFSKIARAVTLPNGEERTAAYQDISQSIADDIPALPLAFPVSAAVVSPRVLSYPVSPVMHEVFNNIDLADVELPTPDDDV, encoded by the coding sequence ATGCCAACGAGCCCAACCCCCCGCCGTCGTGCGCTCCGGGCGTCTTTTGTGCGCCTGATCGCGGCAGCAGGAGTACTTGGGTTAACGGCCTGCACCTCTGCCACGCCAACACCAACACCAACGACGACGACGGCGCCCGCCTCCAGTGAGGCGCCCGAGGTTGACGGGGATCCCACTCAGGCAACGTTCACGTTCGGCACCGCCGCGAATCCCACCGGCCTCGATCCGGCGCTTGTTGCCGACACGGAGTCGTACCGCATCACCCGCCAGATCCTTGAGGGCCTGGTGGGCATTGATCCGCTGACGTCCGAACCCGCTCCGCTGCTTGCGACCTCCTGGGAAGAACGCGATGACGGTCGCGCCTACGCTTTCGAGCTCCGCAACGACGTCGTCTTCCATGACGGCGAACCCTTCAACGCCGAAGCCGTGTGCGCCAACTTCGAACGTTGGCACACCATGCCGGCCGGGACGCGGGAGCTCGACGCCACCATCTCCTTCCAGTCGGTGTTCAAGGCGTTCTCGGACGAGCCCGAAGATTCGGTCTACGAATCCTGCCAGCCGCTTGGTGAGTATGAAGTCCTGATCAGCCTCACTGGCCGGCACACCACCTTCATCCCGGCCCTGGCGCTCCCGGCGTTCGGCATGGCCTCACCGAAGGCGCTGGAGGAGAAGGGCGCCAACGAACTCACAGTCGAACGGGACGGCAGGCGGCTCTCCGAGTTTGCCCTCAGCCCGGTGGGGACCGGTCCCTTCCGGTTTGAGAGCTGGTCGGGGGACGAGGTAACGCTCAGTGCGTTCGAGGATTATTGGGGCAATCCAGGGGAGATCCAGATCGTTACGTTCCGTACCATCCCGCACACCGACGCCCGGTTGCGCGCGCTCATCAGCGGCGAGATTGACGGCTATGACCTCGTCACCGTGGACAACGCGGCGGAACTTGCCCGTGAAGGTCAGCAGATCCTGCAACGAGATCCCTACTCGGTGCTGTATCTCGGCATGAACCAGGACTTCCCTGGAGTGGACGACATTCTTTTCCGCCAGGCGGTGGCGCACGCAGTGGACAAGAACGCGCTGATCGAGAACCTCTTCCTCGAGGGAACGAGCCCGGCGAACCAGTTCATCCCGCCCAAGCTCGGCCTTCCCGTCGAGGACGTTGCCACCTACGAATACGACCCGGAACTTGCCCGGGAGCTGCTCGGCGAATCCGGGTACACCGGTGAACCATTGCCGTTCCATTATCCGCGGAATGTCTCCCGGCCGTACCTCTCCTCTCCTGAAAAGGTCTACGCGGAACTGAGCCGCCAACTCACCGAGGCCGGTTTCAACCTCCAGCCGATGCCCACCGAATGGTCTGAAGGGTACGTAGAGACCGTCCAGAACACGGATAACCGTGCGTTCCATCTGCTCGGCTGGAGCGGCAGCTACCAGGATCCGGACAATTTCGTCGGAGCGCTCTTTGGAAGTTACAGCGAAGAGTTCGCCTACCGCGACAACCAGCTTTTCAGCAAGATTGCCCGGGCGGTCACCCTGCCTAACGGTGAGGAACGCACCGCGGCCTATCAGGACATCAGCCAGAGCATCGCCGACGACATACCGGCCCTCCCGCTTGCCTTCCCGGTTTCGGCGGCCGTTGTTTCGCCACGGGTCCTGAGCTACCCGGTGAGCCCCGTGATGCACGAAGTGTTCAACAACATCGACCTCGCCGATGTCGAACTGCCAACACCGGACGACGACGTCTGA
- a CDS encoding PQQ-dependent sugar dehydrogenase, producing MRRRRRSPSRTGHLGTGLAAAALVFAMSGCDAGIEPAPEFRGSAPASQTTAPDSPPSTAASEPATPSPSPTVPTLTVAGDVVTGLGVPWSMAVLPDDSLIVTERETAEVKRIADGQVTVLGVIGDAIEAGGEGGLLGVAISPDFEIDPRLYLYYTSPSDNRIVSVPYTSDGLGEPEIILTGIPRANVHNGGRIKFGPDGFLYAGTGDATDAASAQDPASLGGKILRITADGEPAPDNPFGNAVYTLGHRNVQGLAWDSEDRLWASEFGPDQDDELNLITSGSNYGWPEVTGAPGREEYVDAQVVWPSPATSSPSGIAIVDDVAYIGGLRGERLWQVPLFSGVAGEPVSHFEDQFGRLRDTTIGPDGELLIATNEGGGSRIVRVEMQ from the coding sequence GTGCGGCGTCGTCGTCGTTCTCCGTCCCGAACCGGACACCTGGGTACGGGCCTGGCAGCAGCGGCGCTGGTATTCGCGATGTCCGGCTGTGATGCAGGCATTGAACCTGCTCCGGAGTTCAGGGGCTCTGCCCCTGCGTCGCAAACCACCGCCCCGGACTCCCCGCCGTCAACTGCGGCCAGCGAACCGGCAACACCCTCGCCCAGCCCGACGGTTCCGACCCTTACGGTGGCGGGCGACGTTGTGACGGGACTCGGCGTTCCCTGGTCCATGGCCGTTCTACCCGATGATTCCCTGATCGTCACCGAACGGGAGACCGCAGAGGTCAAACGGATAGCGGATGGCCAGGTCACAGTTCTCGGCGTCATTGGGGATGCGATCGAGGCAGGAGGAGAGGGTGGGCTGCTGGGGGTGGCGATCAGCCCGGACTTCGAGATTGACCCGCGGCTGTACCTGTATTACACGAGTCCGTCCGACAACCGGATCGTGAGTGTTCCGTACACCAGTGACGGGCTGGGTGAACCGGAAATCATCCTGACAGGGATTCCGAGAGCCAACGTCCACAACGGCGGCAGGATCAAGTTCGGGCCTGACGGATTCCTCTACGCAGGAACGGGAGACGCAACGGATGCCGCGAGTGCGCAGGATCCTGCAAGCCTTGGCGGCAAGATCCTGCGTATCACCGCTGACGGGGAACCAGCGCCGGACAACCCCTTCGGCAACGCCGTCTATACGCTGGGACACCGCAATGTACAGGGGCTCGCCTGGGATTCCGAGGACAGGCTGTGGGCGAGCGAGTTCGGCCCCGACCAAGACGACGAACTGAACCTTATTACCAGCGGAAGCAACTACGGCTGGCCCGAGGTGACCGGCGCTCCTGGGCGTGAGGAATATGTCGACGCGCAGGTGGTGTGGCCATCGCCTGCCACGTCCTCTCCGAGTGGCATCGCGATCGTTGACGACGTCGCCTACATCGGCGGACTTCGAGGCGAGCGGCTGTGGCAGGTGCCGCTCTTCTCCGGGGTTGCTGGTGAGCCGGTCAGCCACTTTGAGGACCAGTTCGGGAGGTTGAGGGACACAACCATCGGGCCTGACGGAGAACTGCTGATTGCCACCAATGAGGGCGGCGGTTCGCGTATTGTGCGGGTGGAAATGCAGTAG
- a CDS encoding acetolactate synthase large subunit, which yields MSKGSPISPALMAAKQPAPAAPAPQQGRETGTAAAQANPVLGPNRVVQPQQMTGSEAIVRSLEELGVDDIFGLPGGAILPTYDPLMASTTLRHILVRHEQGAGHAAQGYAMVTGRPGVCIVTSGPGATNLVTAIADAHMDSVPMVAITGQVSSAVIGSDAFQEADIVGITMPITKHSYLVTKAADISRVLAEAFHIASTGRPGPVLVDIAKDAQQGAMTFSWPPKIDLPGYRTVVRGHSKQVREAARLILAAERPVFYVGGGVVKAHASAELLELAELVGAPVVTTLMARGVFPDSHPQHVGMPGMHGSVSAVTALQQSDLLITLGARFDDRVTGVLSSFAPGAKVIHADIDPAEISKNRTADVPIVGSVKEIIPEFTAALREQFGSAGAPDYSAWWSVLDRLRENYPIGFTQPDDGLSAPQNVIQRIGELTGPEGVYAAGVGQHQMWAAQFIKYERPHAWLNSGGLGTMGYAVPAAMGAKVGNPDRVVWAIDGDGCFQMTNQELATCVINNIPIKVAVINNSSLGMVRQWQTLFYEGRYSNTDLNTGHNTVRVPDFVKLADAYGCAGLRCERDEDIDSTIQQALEINDRPVVVDFVVSRDSMVWPMVPSGVSNDLIQIARNMTPEWEQED from the coding sequence ATGTCCAAGGGATCGCCCATCAGCCCAGCGCTGATGGCAGCCAAACAGCCCGCTCCGGCGGCACCGGCCCCGCAGCAGGGCAGGGAAACAGGCACTGCGGCCGCGCAAGCCAATCCTGTCCTGGGCCCCAACCGCGTGGTGCAGCCCCAACAGATGACCGGCTCTGAGGCGATCGTCCGCTCCCTTGAGGAACTAGGCGTCGATGACATCTTCGGCCTCCCCGGTGGTGCGATCCTCCCCACCTATGATCCGCTGATGGCCTCCACCACTCTCCGCCACATTCTGGTGCGCCACGAGCAGGGTGCCGGGCACGCGGCACAGGGCTACGCGATGGTGACCGGCCGGCCGGGCGTCTGTATCGTGACCTCCGGACCGGGCGCCACCAACCTCGTGACGGCCATTGCCGACGCGCACATGGATTCCGTGCCGATGGTCGCCATCACCGGACAGGTCTCGAGCGCCGTGATCGGTTCGGACGCCTTCCAGGAGGCGGACATCGTGGGCATCACGATGCCGATCACCAAGCATTCCTACCTCGTCACCAAGGCCGCTGACATTTCGCGGGTACTCGCCGAAGCCTTCCATATCGCCTCCACCGGACGCCCCGGGCCGGTTCTGGTGGACATCGCCAAGGATGCCCAGCAGGGGGCCATGACCTTCTCCTGGCCACCGAAAATCGATCTCCCGGGTTACCGAACAGTGGTACGGGGTCACTCCAAGCAGGTGCGTGAAGCCGCGCGCCTGATCCTGGCGGCTGAGCGGCCGGTCTTCTATGTAGGCGGCGGTGTCGTCAAGGCACACGCTTCGGCGGAACTGCTGGAACTGGCGGAACTGGTCGGGGCACCGGTTGTGACCACGCTAATGGCACGCGGCGTATTCCCGGACTCACACCCACAGCACGTCGGCATGCCCGGCATGCACGGAAGCGTCTCCGCCGTGACGGCGCTTCAGCAGTCCGACCTCCTGATCACGCTCGGCGCCCGCTTCGATGACCGGGTGACCGGGGTCCTCTCCAGCTTCGCTCCGGGTGCCAAGGTCATCCACGCGGATATCGATCCCGCCGAAATCTCGAAGAACCGCACCGCCGACGTACCAATCGTCGGCTCGGTGAAGGAGATCATTCCCGAGTTCACCGCAGCACTGCGCGAGCAATTCGGCAGCGCCGGTGCTCCGGACTACAGCGCCTGGTGGTCCGTCCTGGACCGCTTGCGCGAGAACTACCCGATTGGCTTCACGCAGCCTGACGACGGCCTTTCGGCACCCCAGAACGTCATTCAGCGCATCGGTGAGCTGACCGGTCCGGAGGGCGTTTACGCGGCCGGCGTTGGTCAGCACCAGATGTGGGCGGCGCAGTTCATCAAGTACGAGCGTCCGCACGCCTGGCTGAACTCCGGCGGACTCGGCACCATGGGCTATGCGGTACCCGCCGCGATGGGCGCGAAGGTCGGCAACCCGGACCGCGTGGTCTGGGCGATCGACGGCGACGGCTGCTTCCAGATGACCAACCAGGAACTCGCGACCTGCGTCATCAACAACATCCCTATCAAGGTCGCCGTGATCAACAACTCCTCGCTCGGCATGGTGCGCCAGTGGCAGACCCTCTTCTACGAGGGCCGGTACTCGAACACGGACCTGAACACCGGACACAACACCGTCCGGGTTCCGGACTTCGTCAAGCTCGCGGACGCGTACGGCTGCGCCGGCCTGCGCTGTGAGCGGGACGAGGACATCGATTCCACCATTCAGCAGGCCCTCGAGATCAACGACCGCCCCGTCGTCGTCGACTTCGTGGTGAGCCGCGATTCGATGGTGTGGCCGATGGTGCCCTCGGGGGTCAGCAACGACCTCATCCAGATCGCCCGAAACATGACCCCGGAATGGGAGCAGGAGGACTAA
- the ilvN gene encoding acetolactate synthase small subunit, with translation MARHTLSVLVEDVPGVLTRVASLFARRAFNINSLAVGPTEVPGMSRITVVVEAEGDLLEQVTKQLNKLINVIKIVELVPESSVQRDHILVKVRADAATRLQVTQAADLFRATVVDVSTDSLIIEATGTAEKLSALLSVLEPFGIREIVQSGTLAISRGAKSMSDRALRSA, from the coding sequence ATGGCCCGTCATACCCTTTCCGTACTCGTCGAGGACGTTCCGGGCGTCCTGACCCGCGTTGCCAGCCTCTTTGCACGGCGCGCCTTTAACATCAACTCGCTGGCAGTCGGCCCCACCGAAGTTCCCGGGATGTCCCGGATCACCGTGGTGGTCGAGGCCGAGGGTGACTTGCTGGAGCAGGTCACCAAGCAACTGAACAAGCTCATCAACGTCATCAAGATTGTTGAGCTGGTTCCCGAATCTTCCGTGCAGCGCGACCACATCCTGGTCAAGGTGCGTGCGGATGCCGCAACACGGCTGCAGGTAACCCAGGCAGCAGATCTGTTCCGGGCAACAGTAGTGGACGTGTCCACCGACTCACTCATCATCGAAGCCACCGGCACCGCCGAAAAGCTCTCCGCGCTCCTGTCAGTGCTCGAGCCGTTCGGCATCCGCGAGATAGTCCAGTCCGGAACGCTGGCGATCAGCCGCGGCGCCAAGTCCATGAGCGACAGGGCGCTTAGAAGCGCATAA
- a CDS encoding fasciclin domain-containing protein: MELFKRRNLSVLGVAAVAMFGLAACGGGDEAATDTETTESTTTETTEAMTDEPTEEMTDEGMDPAANLVGPGCEGYAADVPDGAGSVAGMAQDPVATAASNNPLLTQLTAAVSAELNPEVDLVDTLNTAEALTVFAPVDEAFEALDEATVESLSTDADLLSGILTYHVVEGQLAPDEVAGTHTTLNGAELTVEGEGDSITVGADSAAVICGGVQTANATVYLIDSILMPPSE; the protein is encoded by the coding sequence ATGGAACTGTTCAAGCGCAGGAACCTATCCGTACTCGGTGTCGCAGCTGTAGCCATGTTTGGGCTGGCAGCATGTGGCGGCGGCGATGAGGCAGCAACAGATACCGAGACCACTGAGTCCACCACCACGGAAACCACCGAGGCGATGACTGACGAGCCTACCGAGGAAATGACTGACGAGGGCATGGACCCCGCAGCCAACCTGGTTGGACCCGGCTGCGAAGGCTACGCCGCTGATGTTCCTGATGGAGCTGGCTCGGTCGCCGGCATGGCCCAGGATCCCGTAGCTACGGCAGCGTCGAACAACCCGCTGCTGACTCAGCTCACCGCGGCTGTATCGGCCGAATTGAACCCTGAGGTCGACCTCGTTGACACCCTGAACACGGCAGAAGCGCTGACCGTTTTCGCTCCGGTTGACGAGGCGTTCGAGGCCCTCGACGAAGCAACTGTCGAAAGCCTGAGCACCGACGCCGACCTTCTCTCGGGCATCCTGACCTACCACGTCGTTGAGGGCCAGCTGGCTCCTGACGAGGTTGCAGGCACCCACACGACCCTCAACGGTGCTGAACTGACCGTCGAGGGCGAAGGTGACTCCATCACCGTCGGCGCTGACAGCGCCGCAGTGATCTGCGGTGGCGTCCAGACCGCCAACGCAACGGTTTACCTGATCGATTCAATCCTGATGCCTCCGAGCGAGTAA